In Pseudoalteromonas shioyasakiensis, one DNA window encodes the following:
- a CDS encoding type B 50S ribosomal protein L31 has product MKPNIHPDYQQVAFHDTAADSYFIIGSTIKTSRTIELKGKTYPYVPIDVSSDSHPFYTGKQKAVASDGRVAAFNRRFKNLASK; this is encoded by the coding sequence ATGAAGCCAAATATCCATCCTGATTACCAGCAAGTCGCGTTTCATGATACAGCGGCAGACAGCTATTTTATTATTGGTTCGACAATTAAAACTTCGCGTACGATTGAACTTAAAGGTAAAACTTATCCTTATGTGCCAATTGATGTATCAAGCGATTCACACCCGTTTTATACCGGTAAGCAAAAAGCCGTTGCAAGCGATGGCCGTGTTGCTGCGTTTAATCGTCGTTTTAAAAACTTAGCGAGCAAGTAG
- the ykgO gene encoding type B 50S ribosomal protein L36, which translates to MKVLSSLKSAKNRPGCQIVKRKGRVYVINKDNPRLKAVQGKKKKR; encoded by the coding sequence ATGAAAGTATTAAGTTCATTAAAAAGCGCGAAGAACCGCCCGGGCTGCCAAATCGTAAAGCGTAAAGGTCGTGTCTATGTTATTAATAAAGACAATCCGCGCTTGAAGGCAGTTCAGGGTAAAAA